Genomic segment of Deltaproteobacteria bacterium GWC2_65_14:
CTTCCCCCACAACTGCTTGAGGCGTCCGTCGCGGCCGCACGAGGTGCGGTAGAAGGTGTAGCGGATCGGGTTTTTCTTGTAGTAGTGCTGGTGATACTCCTCCGCCATGTAGAACGGCCCCGCGGCCGTGACTTCCGTGAAGATCGACCCCTGGAACGGCTTGCTCTTCTCGAGCGCCTCCTTCGACTTCTCCGCCAGCATCCGCTGCTCCTCGCTGTGGGTGAAGATGCCGGATCGGTACTGGGACCCCACGTCGCAGAATTGCCGGTCCTTGACCGTCGGGTCGATGTTGCGCCAGAAGATCTCCAGCAGCTGTGCGTAGCCGGTCCTGGAGGGGTCGTAGACGATCTGGACCGCTTCGGTGTGGCCGGTCGCCCCCGCGGAGACCTGCTCGTAGGTCGGATTCTCCACGGTCCCGCCGATGTACCCGACGGTGACCGAGATCACTCCGGGAAGGGTGTCGAACGGCGCCTCCATGCACCAGAAGCAGCCGCCGGCGAAGGTCGCCTTCTCCGGTTTTCCGGTTGCCTTCTCCATCGTGCTCATCCCCCTGTCTTTTTCCGTTGCGACCGCGGCCGCCGCGGTCAGCGCCAGCAATAGGGTGATCCAAAGTACCGCAGGCCTGGACATGATCCCCCTCACTTTCCCGTCTTCTCCGGCTTCGCGAAGGCCAGCGAGACCGAATTGATGCAGTAGCGAAGCCCGGTCGGCTTCGGGCCGTCGGGGAAGACATGCCCCAGGTGGGCGTCGCACCGGCTGCAGAGGACCTCGATCCGCGTCATGAACCAGCCGGTGTCCTTCTCGGTGTGCACGTTCTCCGCGGCGACCGGCTCATAGAAGCTCGGCCATCCGGTTCCGGATTCGTACTTGGTCTCCGATCGGAACAGGTCGTTCCCGCAACAGACGCACCCATAGATCCCCTTCTCGTGGTGGTCCAGGTACTTCCCGGTGAACGCCCTCTCGGTTCCCTTCTTCCGGGTGACCTGGAACTGCTCGGACGAAAGGATCTCCTTCCACTCCTGCTCCGTCTTGTGGACTTTCTCCGCCATGACATACCCCTCCTGCGCAGAGGAATAGAGTTTGATCTTCTGCGGCGCCATCCCCTTCATGTCCGTGCCGGCCGGCGAACCATCCGTACCGCGTGCCGTGCCGCGCGGGAACGCGAGACCCATCAAGGTCCCTCCCGCCAGAAGCGCGCCGTACCTGAGGAACTCTCCCCTTCCCATCCTTACCGTCAACGTTTTTTCCATTTCGACTCTACCTCCCTCTTCGCCGCGGATGCCGATTTCGCGTCGCGGCTCCCCTTCCTGCTGCTCCCTCGCGGGATCTTCTCCTCTGTAAAGATGTAACCGGGGAAGGTCCCGCTTCGCCCGCCCCGTGACTTTCATGCTGACGGACCGGGATCACACCCTTGTCACGGCAAGATCACGTTTTGATCACGGAAAACGAGGCGGAAAATGCGGCTTAGATACTGGTGGTGGAAGGAGGCGCGGTCTGTAGGGTGAATTCGAACGTCGACCCGGCGCCGACCGCGCTTTCGGCCGAAAGATAGCTTCCGTGCAGCTCGAGGATCCTGCGGGCGATGACCAGCCCAAAGCCCTCCACCGCCCCGGCGAGCCTGCGGTGGAGGATGAGGTCGAGGATGACGAGGTCGTACGGTTTGGCGAGCGCCTGCCGAAGTCCGGCCTTCCCGTCGGACACGACGGTCACCGAATACCCCTCGTCTTTCAGATGCAGGTCGAGCAGGCGGGCGATATCCTTGTCGTCTTCGATCACCAGGACGTTTCGGGACATGGGCGCGTTCCCCGCAGGCGCTTGCCTCACGGGCATCATACCATCCCCAACACCTTCCCCTGGCTCCTGGATCAACCGGGGTCTTCCTGGATTGCCCTAAGGCCGCAGGGAGTCGCTGGCGATACACCAGGCGGCGATCGTCATTCCGTCCCAGATGGCGCCCGACCGGATTCGCGCCTCGACTTCGGCGGGGGTCAGCCGGAGAAGCTCGAACTCCTCCGTTTCGTCCGGCGTCCCCCCGACGAACCGAAGATCCCTCGCCACGTAGACCCGGCACATCTCGTCAGTGACCCCGTTGAAGGGGTTGAACACCCCCGCCGGGACCAGGATCCCCGCGGAATAACCGGTCTCCTCCGAAAGCTCCTGCCTCGCCGTCTCCTCGTGGGTCGAGCCGTCCTTGACGCTTCCGCAGGGAAACTCCGCGCTTT
This window contains:
- a CDS encoding peptide-methionine (S)-S-oxide reductase, with protein sequence MSTMEKATGKPEKATFAGGCFWCMEAPFDTLPGVISVTVGYIGGTVENPTYEQVSAGATGHTEAVQIVYDPSRTGYAQLLEIFWRNIDPTVKDRQFCDVGSQYRSGIFTHSEEQRMLAEKSKEALEKSKPFQGSIFTEVTAAGPFYMAEEYHQHYYKKNPIRYTFYRTSCGRDGRLKQLWGK
- a CDS encoding peptide-methionine (R)-S-oxide reductase — translated: MAEKVHKTEQEWKEILSSEQFQVTRKKGTERAFTGKYLDHHEKGIYGCVCCGNDLFRSETKYESGTGWPSFYEPVAAENVHTEKDTGWFMTRIEVLCSRCDAHLGHVFPDGPKPTGLRYCINSVSLAFAKPEKTGK